ttcttataaatcattttactttataaGCAAAaaacgaatgtttgttgctagaaaacaaataaaaaagaataaaataaaaagggctttgcagatgatctatttttttttttctttttattcttttatgatagtgatatgatgattgtgtgtgtgtgtgtttttttttttcttttcttataaatcattttgtagcgtaattttTTCGAACAAgatagcatgtgctatcataTATTACTGAACGCCCCAAGGGCGAGTACAAGGATAGAGGTACAAAACTCCCCTAAACCTTAAGTTAGAAACAAGTCTGACTTGAAGCAGTTGTCTAaatacaatacacaaatattacaagaaCACCAAATAAATCATCTCTTTACAGATAAAGCCCATACAAACAACATAAGAGGACTGGCCTAGTCTACCCCAGACACCAAATAAGCCAATGAACATTTGTGCATTACAAATAGACAAACTGTGAACCATAGTAGACACATAGGAATGTacaaagaaaacagagaaaaccCAAAACAGCTGCCGGCAGTGAGACAGTGGCGGATTCCGCCGGAGACGGCGGCGCGTGGGGGACATGCACCGTCACCGGTACCACCCAGCAGTAGATCGACCACCGTAGACCCCATCCAACACCGTGCACGACCAGAAAAGGCGGAGTGTGGCCAACACGCGCGCCAAAGAGCAAAAGACTCTCTGGGCGTGTGCCGGCCACGCGCCGGGAACCGATTACCAACGTGGCCTGAGCTTCCAGCGGTTGGAGCGGATGACGACGATGAACAcggctggggggggggggggggggggcgtgtCTTGAAATAAGCACCAGAGGTGTGTAGATCTGGTTccaaagttgaagaagaaattttgaACAAACCGGCCAAAACCTCCGTTAAAAAACACGAAACCTGCCACACTCCCAAGCTGGAACACCTAGATTTGAGCCTTCCTGCtatgaacaaaagaaagaataaagaaaaaacacagATACAAGCCACCATAGCCTAACAAGGCTAGGGGAACAATAGCTCCACAGCCTTAATGGCTGGGAGAAAGCTAGCCTCCACTGAGAAAAACTCAAGAGGAAACAAAAACCTTAGTCCAAGAGAACTAAGGGACAAGACCAAAGCCGGGGGGGAAGGAAGTtggcctccctcccccggcaacGACGAgttctctctttttcctctgcttctctctctctctctctccccctctgaATCTGATtgtgtagcgtaattgtatatgaaaaaaaaaaaaaatcataatatgaCTGTTTATGTttccaaaataaagaaaagaatgtccttaagaatataaattatatttgttttaggaaatttgattataatatgattctattcatcaatgtattgcactgttccaaataaaagaatacatatgctaTGGTCTATTCTACCgttacaatcaaataaaaaaataagaataattattccattttattttcatctatTCTCAAGAATggttattcattttcctaattgaATAAACATTTTGTGAACCAAATGAGGCTTTAGAGATCCCAGATTCTCATGCATCCAGCTTCCTGTGCCTATAATTAGACCTGGTCACCAGCTCTTTCCAGGATGGAAATTTGCCCTTACGGTAACCGACCTGTGCCAAATTCTGGGATTTACTGTCCAGTGTTGGAATTCTTGGGTCAACTTGAATTCAGGTTTACTGCCCTATCGTCCCCACATTGACCCGTAGATGCACTCTATTCATCGTCCCAGTATACATTGAAAGCTGTTTGGAAATCCTAAATCctatctttatctttatcttcttcttcatcttcttcttcttctagatGCACTCTATTCATCGTCCCAGTATACATTGAAAGCTGTTTGGCTTACATATATatcaatctaaaatagctaagTAAAACtcactttatttaatttagttaataaattttaaaatgcacCATACTAACTGGTTATCTATTCTTACTCTATATTCTTcttggacagaaattttctacaaccggtttgtagaaaatttcatataacccacatatatataatattgacatgtgtcatttggtATGTACGAAACACATTgttgtgcttctcacatgccattttaatagcattaatagaaAAAACGTGTGagtctcacatgtttaaaggacacatgtcactcttatatgtgggtgTATAAAATATcatacaaaccggtttgtaggaaatttctgccaattcttcttttttactttttcattatcgttttttttttatctcttcctTTTAAACGGTCATATTTGGTCATATTTGTCAACggtcgttttgttaaaacggtcatttttctaatgcaaattttttatggtcattttttctcaaacaaCCGTCTTTTAACAATGGTTttgttaaatttattattttcctaatacaataatttttaaacgatCATTTTTCTAACCGTCATTAAGGATTGACCCTATCATAATATAACATTTCTATGTAACCAAAATTAGTTGACCTAAACCAATCAACtgcactttaaaaaaaaaaaaaaaaaaaaaacaatcaactgtTGTTGCATGTAGGACGtggagggaaaagaaagaaagaaagaaagaaaaaaaaaaagcatagaaGGTAAAGataaacaatacaaaaaaaaaaaaaaaaaaaaaggggaaaaaagaagaagaagaagaagaagaagaggaggagatAGATATATGAACATGGCAACGCTACATGTATAGTTGCATTATTTACagatttaagaaaaaatgtattttaacttttatttacataattcaatggattgtatttttaactttttgtttaGATACTTTGGCAAAGTTACAAAAAGCTAATGAATTGAGAATGATTGGCTCCTAAAAGTAAGGTTTAGgtatattttagttaaaattcacaaaaatcaTCGTTTATCGAGCTCCCCTCTTACTCTCTATTATAATACTTAAAAGTCCGTGACGCAACCCAATACTCGACTAGAGAAGAGCTATTGGAGCTAAGAAGAATTATACTCACCGGCCGGTCCATCCAGAAATCATTTAGCTTTTAAAGTAAATAAATGCAAGCTAACCGATTCGATTCAAAGGAGACGAAAACCGACGACGTCATTAATTTCCagtttatacatatataaaaacaaaaccgAAGTCATAAATTTTAGCCCTTATCAGACACTAGCAGCTTctacataataaatacacattTTCACAATGAGGAATTACTTTGCATTAATTATTAACTCCCTTAAACTCAGTTCTCTTTCCTTCTACGTTTTAGACAATAGGCCCGTTGCATTATTAACTGCACCAATGAAAATCCTAGACAAATATCGGTAATGCATTGGTAAAGAagaaaatctttttatttatatttatagatcaatttcaatcaatcaatcaaagaTTACAAGTATCAATGAGAATCAACCCAAATCAACTATAGCAGGAAACTTACATCAATCGAGAGAATCACGCGGCGATTGCACTAATCATGGACGTACAGCTGAGATTGCCATTGATTCTTTGCAAGGATTCAACTGATTTGATTCTCGGCACTGATTATGGTTATTAATTACGTACTCTTAAAGATACTAAACATATATAACAACACCTTTTTGGATTTGGGGAACTTCTATCATATAgactaccatatatatatatataccaccttAACCTCGGCAGCCGTCACCCATATTCCATAGCATGCAAAACCCATTGAAACACTTCACTTCAGAACTCACTCTAAAAGGATGAAGGGTCATATATACCAAAAGAAGAACAAGGAATTCGCTCAACAAAAGAGGACGACTCTCCCGCTAGAGCTCATCATCGAGATACTTTCCCTACTACCCGTCAAGTCTCTGGTTCGTTTTTTGTACGTTTCGAAGTCATGGTTCGCCCTCATAATCAACGACTCATATTTCATCAAGTTGCATCTCAATCGCTCTAGAGAACGCACCCTCATTTTAGTGGCCGACAAGCCACGTTATTTTCACTTGGTCAACTTTTCCATCGATGATCGGTTCGGCGAGGCCATGAAGATCAAACAGCCACTGCACCACTTAAAATCCACGGAGATTGTAGACTCTTGCAATGGCCTGGTTTGCATCAGAAACTATGATGTTGGCGTCGATGAGTTTGTGATATGGAACCCATTAAtcagaaaatacaagaaattaccCTCTATGCCTAGAGAAAAGGCTGAAAAGCTTAGTTCTGATTACTTAGCATTTGGATACGACTGGGTCAACGACGACTACAAGGTTTTAAGGTTTTTGAACTTCCATCAACAGGCTAGGCTTGAGTGTGTAGGGGATGGAAGAAGAGTTTATTCTCTTGACATATACAGTCTGAGAGAAAACTCTTGGAGAATAGTGGAAGAAGAATGGCCTATTGAGGAACCGTATTCTTTATCGGGCCCGGCCATTTTCTCTAACGGTGCTTTCCATTGGGTGGCTACTCATCGGACAACGGACTTAAAAAAGGAGCATGTCGCATTTGATCTCAGCACTGAAAAATTTCGAGTGCATGCATTTCCCGTTAATTCTTTTATCAGAGGACGTGTCTATTTGGTGGACTTGGGAGGATGGCTCTGTGCAGTTTTTCTGGATATATGTGAAGTTTGGATGATGAAGGAGTACGGGGTAAGCAGTAGTTGGACACTGCTTTATTGGGTGCAACCAGCTTTTTCCAACTTGCCACCCTTAGTGTTCTCGCATGAAGGCAAAGAGGTTCTTACGGCAGAACTTGTAGATAATAAATGCGTGGAACTCTATTGGTATGACATAAAAAACAAGACACGCAGGATTGTTGAGATTCAGAATATGCCCAACGGTCTCTTTCTACCATACACTTGTGTGGGAAGCACAGTCCTTCTTCTCGATGCTACTAGCGACAATTATCTTCAATAAGGATGgcaaggtaaaaaaaaaatgtgccaaGGTTTTACTCTACCATGTTCAATAAGGATGGCAAGGTAAAATAAAATGTGCCAAGGTTTTATTCTAGCTACCATGTTCAATAAGGAGGCgcacaagtatatatatatatatatatatatatatatatatatatatatatatatattaattgtggcATGATGGCCTAGTCAGATGATCTTGGTGCGCATGTTTTAAGAGGATGTGCTAGTCAtgggtttctttttctttttcttttttgaattgagTATTCagttgaattaatttttttgccGGGGTCATGTATTACCAATTTCTATATCTATaatttggagttgttttgtcTTTCTtggtatcattttttttttgtaagtcttTCTTGGTATCATTTAGTAATTAGTATTCATACACTCATTTTCTTGTCTCCGGAAGGAAAAGAGTTAATAGTAtacattttcttatttttatgagttttatttaATCTTCTCAACAAATATTATCATGACAGTTTTTGTGTATGTGATGTGAGACAAattaaaacaaccaaaaaaattaaaaaaaaaaaaatctgtcgcAAGTTGCTTAGGCTAGAGACTAAGACAGATGATAACTTGGCTTGAATATTAAACAATATATACAAACTTGTATAAACTTGACCCGAATTAGTAAATGATTGAGAactcgctcgtataaggatcaacttgtttattaaagcttgactcgtgtgtatgtgtgtacgtaacctataagtaacaaataacaattacCAAATAAATATTGAGTAgtaataaataattgattatatttatattaaatagtaaaagtaaatagAAGCAATATTTAATCTGTTAATTATATGATCTAATGACAATTGACAATTCATATACTTAATATctcaatcatattattcatacaatataatgaatatataatcatataataatataatattgtgcCATATGATATACACTTATTATATAGAtggataagattttttttatttttattttatttttattattattcttttttttggacttggccacacaagaggggggagggggatttgaactagtgaTCTTTGCTTCATGAATCGTGGTCCCGAGCCAATTGAATTATCCTTTGGGAACGATGGATATGActatgagatatgatacatttgttaaaatatattattatctttcctaatatgatttatttcctaCCTTAAATATTTTAGGGTTTCTTGGTCATTACTCATAGTCTTTCTATATATAAaggtctcttgtaatatgttataCGAATAACAAGATTCAACACAATGTAGTCTTTAATATATTTTCGCTATTTCTCTTCCGTTCTCTtctctttcacatatattctctatttcatatatttattttaacgGGATATCAGAGCCACTTTCTTGAGGCCTTCAATAAATGACATTGATGTTTCCAGGCGTCCTTCATGTGTTCTGCGATTGTCTCATAATTCTAGTCATCCGCACGACGCTTCACATCTTTAAAATTGATGTCAGTCCCTTCTATGCCTTCATCGCAGGAATCAGGTCTGCAAGGTCTAGATCTCATGATTTGGGGAAGATCTGTCGTCAAGGACAGCCACACGCGCCTCCATGCACCACGCCAACTTTCTGCTCCTGGTGCCATGCGCCTCCAACAAGGCTAATTCCCTCCGTGATAGCACCAACCCGTAGATCAGACGCAGAGCTGTCTAGGACCGTCCCAACGTCTCCATCGGACCCCTCATGCACTACCACGCGCTGTTCAAAGTTTTGGACCTCAAGTTCACGACTCCAAGCGCAACCAGTTCTGCCACGCAACCTGCTGCCGCTTCAGTCCACCAATCATCCCGGTTGCAGTACCACTGTGTAGATCCGCCGCCGAGAATTCTAGCGATA
This DNA window, taken from Alnus glutinosa chromosome 5, dhAlnGlut1.1, whole genome shotgun sequence, encodes the following:
- the LOC133868161 gene encoding F-box protein CPR1-like, with translation MKGHIYQKKNKEFAQQKRTTLPLELIIEILSLLPVKSLVRFLYVSKSWFALIINDSYFIKLHLNRSRERTLILVADKPRYFHLVNFSIDDRFGEAMKIKQPLHHLKSTEIVDSCNGLVCIRNYDVGVDEFVIWNPLIRKYKKLPSMPREKAEKLSSDYLAFGYDWVNDDYKVLRFLNFHQQARLECVGDGRRVYSLDIYSLRENSWRIVEEEWPIEEPYSLSGPAIFSNGAFHWVATHRTTDLKKEHVAFDLSTEKFRVHAFPVNSFIRGRVYLVDLGGWLCAVFLDICEVWMMKEYGVSSSWTLLYWVQPAFSNLPPLVFSHEGKEVLTAELVDNKCVELYWYDIKNKTRRIVEIQNMPNGLFLPYTCVGSTVLLLDATSDNYLQ